In Dromiciops gliroides isolate mDroGli1 chromosome 4, mDroGli1.pri, whole genome shotgun sequence, one DNA window encodes the following:
- the G0S2 gene encoding LOW QUALITY PROTEIN: G0/G1 switch protein 2 (The sequence of the model RefSeq protein was modified relative to this genomic sequence to represent the inferred CDS: inserted 2 bases in 1 codon) — translation METVQELIPFAKKXDGPEAKGKMVKLYVLGSVLAFFGVMIGLMETVCSPFCAGRWLQEDDASAAAERAARLGEHRRRQALLEKSKQQEALRGRSLSNRQHAS, via the exons ATGGAAACTGTGCAGGAGCTGATCCCCTTCGCAAAGAA TGATGGCCCAGAAGCCAAAGGGAAGATGGTGAAGTTATACGTGCTGGGCAGTGTGCTGGCTTTCTTTGGAGTCATGATTGGCCTGATGGAGACAGTATGCAGTCCCTTCTGTGCGGGCCGATGGCTTCAGGAGGACGATGCATCGGCGGCAGCGGAGCGAGCAGCCAGGCTCGGTGAGCACAGGAGGAGGCAAGCACTGCTGGAGAAAAGCAAGCAGCAAGAAGCCCTGAGAGGTCGGAGCCTCTCCAATCGCCAGCATGCCTCCTAA